The sequence GACGACGCGATCTTCTACCAGGTGACCCCTGTCTACAAGGACGCGACCAGCACGATCCCGGTGGGCGTCACGATGATCGCTACCATCGAACGAGCGAACGGGCCGTCGGAGCAGCTGTTCCCCAACGTGTACGTCACCAACACCCTGGAGAACACCGGCACGCTCAACCTCGGTAACTGATCGTTCGCTGCGCGCCCTTCACCGGCGCGGCAGCACTCGCGCCCCAAGGAGCAGCCAGGATGAGTTTCACGACCCCACCGCGTCCGGTCGATCCGGTCGCACTCTTCCCCGGGCTGGCTCCGCTGGCGCGCACGGCGACCCGGCTGCACCCGCGGCCGGGCTCGCCGACCGTGCACGACAGCTCCGTCGGCGGGCCCCTTCTGTGGCCCGCCGACGAGCCGTGGCCCCACTGCGAGGGGCCGCACGACGCCTCGCTCGCCGAGGACACTCCGCGCTCCGCGGAGGACATCCGCGCTCTGCGCCGGGTGCGCGCGGCATCCGCCGAGCGACGGCTGCGCGATCGCCGGGCGCCCGTGCGCACGCCCGAGGAGGACGAGGTCTGGCGACGGCACGGCGGGGGCCGCCCGTGGTTCGAGGGGCCCGTCCCCATGCTTCCGGTGGCCCAGCTCTACGCCCGGGACGTGCCACTTCCGGCGCGACCTGCCGGGACCGACCTCCTCCAGGTCCTGTGGTGCCCCTGCGGTCACGGCGTCTCGGAACCCCGGACCGCTCTCTTCTGGCGCTCCGCCGCCACCGTCACCGAGGTCCTGGAGGCCCCGCCCGAGCCGCCCGCGATCGAGAAGGACGGCTACCTGCCCAGGCCCTGTCTGCTGACGCCGGAGCAGGTCACGGAGTACCCCAGCACCATGGAACTGGACGAGGAACTCCAGGACCAACTGGCGGACGAGAGCCGGTGGGAGGCCACCGGGGCGGAGTGGGACGACGGCGAGGCGGAGGACCCGCAGGACTTCTACTTCCGCAATCTCGCCACCGCGCCCGGCTGGAAGACCGGCGGCTGGACCTTCTGGAGCCTCACCGACCCCGAGCCCCGCGACTGCCCCACCTGCGGCACCGAGGAGATCCCGCTCCTCACGATCGCGAGCTCCGAGTGGGACGACGGCAGCGTGAGCTGGCGCCCCGCCGAGGACCCGGCCCACCCGGCCCAACACCTCCCGGGCGACCCCTCGGAACCGACCCTGGTCGACATCCGGGGCGGCTACACCCTCCAGCTCCACGTCTGCCCGGCCTCACCGGACCACCCCCACCTGCAAATCATGGAGTGAGCACCCCAGGGCCCGGCCAACCGCCTCCCGACTGCGCCGCGCGGCACCAGTCGGCCGCCTCCCGGGGCGCGCCCCGCCCGCGAAGCCCCACCCGCCCGCACTCCGCTTCACGAATACTTCACCGTGCACACATATCCGTGGACGTTCCGCGAACTCCCCCGATAAGCTGCGCCGACCGCCGTTCGGCGGCACGTCACACGCCTGACCCGGGGGGGTCCTTCCGCATGTCCGCAACCGTTCCGCATCATCGGCCGCCGCACTCACTGCCGCCCGCACAGCCGCCGTCCGGCGGGCTGCTGCGCGCCGTGCACGTCGGGCTGGCACTCGTCGTCACGGGCTACGCGCTCCAGTTCGCCGCCGCGCTCAACGTCCGCGCGCACGCGGTGGACTGGGGACCCGGCGGCATCGGTGCGACGACCGCCTCGCAGGCGGACGTCGACGCGTTCAACCACGCGCAGCGCTACGCGGATCTCACGAGCCTTCTGACGGGGGTCGTCTACGTCCTCGCGGCCGTCCTCTTCCTCGTGTGGTTCGGCAGCGCGAGGAGCGCGGCCGGGCGCATGGAACCGCTCGTGTTCACCCGGGGACGGGGCTGGGCGATCGGCGTGTGGTTCATCCCCTTCGCCAACCTCGCGCTCCCGCGCCGCGTGGCGAGCGAGATCTGGAACGCGGCCCG comes from Streptomyces sp. Tu6071 and encodes:
- a CDS encoding DUF4328 domain-containing protein, which translates into the protein MSATVPHHRPPHSLPPAQPPSGGLLRAVHVGLALVVTGYALQFAAALNVRAHAVDWGPGGIGATTASQADVDAFNHAQRYADLTSLLTGVVYVLAAVLFLVWFGSARSAAGRMEPLVFTRGRGWAIGVWFIPFANLALPRRVASEIWNAARSPASESRWPDTGDAIVREWWVLFLVMTLAGNAVGRISNSLTNPGELSLNAVLYALVALTTAGAALRTHRFTTRLTEMLRLKAYAPLSAA